A part of Saliniradius amylolyticus genomic DNA contains:
- a CDS encoding phage tail assembly protein, producing MSQKYLPITITLQVPTPLDGKEVEKLTMRPPMAADVFAADQASTSDMERDALLFANLTDTTAEFIKSLSFYDYKRVEQANDLFLLPIPVHLDRRSSLFPAPEEAVSESSNDSPS from the coding sequence ATGAGCCAAAAATACTTACCCATTACCATTACCCTGCAAGTGCCCACGCCGCTGGATGGCAAAGAGGTGGAGAAGCTGACCATGCGCCCGCCCATGGCCGCGGATGTGTTTGCCGCGGATCAGGCCAGCACCTCGGATATGGAGCGTGATGCGCTGCTGTTTGCCAACTTAACCGACACCACCGCTGAGTTTATTAAAAGCCTCAGCTTTTACGACTACAAGCGGGTGGAGCAGGCCAATGACCTTTTTTTACTGCCGATTCCGGTGCACTTAGATCGGCGATCCTCGTTATTTCCCGCGCCGGAGGAGGCAGTATCCGAGAGCTCGAACGATTCCCCATCGTAG
- a CDS encoding phage baseplate assembly protein V, whose translation MKQWVSRLLSKLFLTGVIEEVQASPLRYKVRFDENRLSNWLIPLVRHASTEKVWEPLEVGEQVLVLLPFGLSRGFVLGSLWRNESAQPKDDLDLFYREFADGAYIQYHRTNKQLDFYTPGKAVGTADGGFELTGDMLIKGKITHEGDFNQTGKMDVSGQITSSTEVEADGTKLTSHKHKDVTAGTALTGEPE comes from the coding sequence ATGAAACAGTGGGTATCCCGCCTTCTTTCCAAGCTGTTTTTAACCGGCGTTATCGAAGAGGTGCAGGCCTCGCCGCTACGTTACAAAGTGCGCTTCGACGAGAACCGCCTCAGCAACTGGTTAATCCCATTAGTGCGCCATGCCAGCACCGAGAAAGTCTGGGAGCCGCTGGAAGTGGGTGAGCAGGTGTTGGTGCTACTGCCCTTTGGGCTCTCTCGTGGCTTTGTACTGGGTTCGCTGTGGCGCAATGAGTCGGCCCAACCCAAAGATGATCTGGACCTGTTTTACCGCGAGTTTGCCGACGGGGCTTACATCCAGTACCACCGCACCAACAAACAACTGGACTTTTACACCCCAGGTAAAGCTGTTGGCACCGCCGACGGCGGCTTTGAATTGACCGGCGATATGTTGATTAAAGGCAAGATCACCCACGAGGGGGATTTTAATCAAACCGGCAAAATGGATGTGAGCGGCCAGATCACATCGAGCACCGAGGTCGAGGCCGACGGCACCAAGCTGACCAGCCACAAGCATAAAGATGTGACGGCCGGTACCGCGCTCACCGGGGAGCCAGAGTAA
- a CDS encoding phage major tail tube protein: protein MPTQLPKVLVDYAWYQDGKGLIGQCSKVKLPSLKKIMEEYLAGGMAAGIQIDMAAYEPMEAKATLMEPNADALKLFGLGNGEEKPFVFRSALKGKGESVDKFVVKMQARIVELDISEIERKKPAETELTLSVNVLKIEYNGDVLIHIDAEGGIDKRGGKDNRAAINAALGI, encoded by the coding sequence ATGCCAACGCAACTACCTAAAGTGCTCGTTGATTACGCCTGGTACCAGGATGGTAAAGGGCTGATCGGCCAGTGCAGCAAAGTGAAGCTGCCCAGCTTGAAGAAGATCATGGAAGAATACCTGGCCGGCGGCATGGCCGCGGGCATTCAGATTGATATGGCCGCTTATGAGCCAATGGAAGCCAAGGCCACACTGATGGAGCCCAATGCCGATGCCCTCAAGCTGTTTGGCTTAGGTAACGGTGAGGAAAAGCCCTTTGTGTTCCGCAGCGCTCTGAAAGGCAAGGGTGAGAGCGTAGACAAGTTTGTGGTGAAAATGCAGGCCCGCATTGTTGAGCTGGATATCAGTGAGATTGAGCGGAAGAAGCCTGCCGAAACCGAACTGACGCTTTCGGTGAATGTGCTCAAAATTGAGTACAACGGCGATGTGCTGATCCACATCGATGCCGAAGGTGGCATTGATAAACGTGGCGGCAAAGACAACCGCGCCGCCATTAACGCCGCGCTGGGGATTTAA
- a CDS encoding phage late control D family protein, with protein MQFDYQITADGNDITNTIRPLFKSLEVQDNAGNKPDTLVLTLVDDGRVAFPQRESELEVRTGYAGRGLHMKGRFTVEDIDLGLDQPIITIKASSAKLRWAFRSHRDHTWQNITLQDAINQMAERNGFKAAVSDFFSQFTIEHYLQQGQSDADLAKQWAEEYGATLKATTDRLIFMEKGSNTSASGKALPVVPLALNELVKGSLTLSGSVTYEGVMASWQDLDQAERQSAVAGNRDGQRIKKLPELHDNEAQAQAAADSEWHLLQRKEYQLNIKSMPAVPELTAERVIELSGHRRAQFNTTWVIDSLTETLDDRGFLQKLSAVAPKDSLEGIPRLAR; from the coding sequence ATGCAGTTTGACTACCAGATTACCGCCGACGGCAACGACATCACCAACACCATCCGCCCTTTGTTTAAGTCATTAGAAGTGCAAGACAACGCGGGCAATAAGCCAGACACTCTAGTGTTAACCTTGGTCGACGATGGCAGGGTGGCCTTCCCTCAGCGCGAGAGTGAGCTGGAAGTGCGCACTGGTTATGCAGGGCGAGGCCTGCATATGAAAGGCCGTTTTACGGTGGAGGACATTGATCTTGGCTTGGATCAGCCCATCATCACCATAAAAGCCAGCTCAGCTAAACTGCGCTGGGCCTTTCGCAGCCACCGCGACCACACATGGCAAAACATCACACTGCAGGACGCCATTAACCAGATGGCCGAGCGCAACGGCTTTAAGGCCGCCGTGAGCGATTTTTTCAGCCAATTCACCATTGAGCACTATCTACAGCAGGGCCAGAGCGATGCCGACCTAGCCAAGCAATGGGCCGAGGAGTACGGCGCCACCCTGAAAGCCACTACTGACCGCCTGATATTTATGGAAAAAGGCAGCAACACCAGCGCCTCGGGCAAGGCGTTGCCGGTGGTACCGCTGGCGCTGAATGAGCTGGTAAAAGGGAGCCTGACACTTTCTGGCTCAGTCACCTACGAGGGCGTGATGGCGTCCTGGCAGGATCTGGATCAGGCCGAGCGGCAGAGCGCCGTAGCGGGCAATAGGGACGGCCAGCGCATTAAGAAACTGCCCGAATTGCACGACAATGAAGCACAGGCTCAAGCCGCCGCTGACAGCGAGTGGCACCTACTGCAGCGCAAAGAGTACCAGTTGAACATAAAATCCATGCCTGCTGTGCCAGAGCTGACCGCCGAACGGGTGATCGAACTCAGCGGCCACCGCCGCGCCCAGTTTAATACCACCTGGGTGATCGACAGCCTCACCGAAACCCTGGACGACCGAGGATTTTTGCAGAAGCTGAGCGCCGTGGCGCCGAAAGACTCACTGGAGGGGATACCAAGGCTGGCGCGTTGA
- a CDS encoding phage tail protein I, with product MDSILPSSASQLERVFEQIWAERLAAIERDIVHLWDTDNCRADLLPYLAWALSVDDWNDSWPVNVKRNVIKAGIRVHRHKGTLHAVQEALKALSVTAEVVEWWQSDPPAENGTFDIVAFTNQNITEGGESAINSELIEQLQHSINNAKRFSQHYQLTTGIETNGHLTTGASLKPTYDFPASAALIRPQPIVNGGLSCASATQPNYVIPISGRLVRGHSTV from the coding sequence ATGGATAGCATCTTACCCAGCAGTGCCAGCCAGTTAGAGCGCGTGTTTGAACAGATATGGGCCGAACGCCTTGCTGCTATTGAGCGCGATATTGTCCACCTGTGGGATACGGACAACTGCCGAGCGGATCTGTTGCCCTATCTGGCTTGGGCTTTATCAGTGGATGACTGGAACGACAGTTGGCCGGTGAATGTGAAGCGTAACGTAATCAAAGCAGGTATCAGGGTGCACCGCCACAAAGGTACCTTGCATGCTGTGCAAGAAGCACTGAAGGCACTCAGTGTTACTGCCGAGGTCGTGGAGTGGTGGCAATCTGACCCACCGGCGGAAAATGGCACTTTTGATATTGTGGCCTTCACCAATCAAAACATCACGGAGGGCGGCGAGTCGGCCATAAATAGCGAGCTGATAGAGCAGCTGCAGCACTCCATTAACAATGCAAAGCGGTTTAGCCAACACTACCAGCTGACTACCGGCATAGAAACAAACGGTCATTTGACCACTGGGGCGTCACTCAAACCCACGTATGACTTCCCAGCCTCTGCCGCCTTAATTCGTCCCCAGCCCATTGTGAACGGGGGGCTGAGCTGCGCCTCTGCAACCCAGCCGAATTATGTAATACCAATTTCCGGGAGATTAGTGCGTGGACATTCAACTGTATAA
- a CDS encoding phage tail protein, whose protein sequence is MAINETLMALGDYRFSIATAALKQMQRQYAYRWADVPVLNSKPRSQFTGPELFELTMEGVIYPYYKGGFEQIDQLQAQAAKGEPLRLVDGLGNDWGLVTVRKISEQHESLRVKGKPMKITFTITLKEYHEPS, encoded by the coding sequence ATGGCCATAAATGAAACCTTAATGGCGTTGGGCGACTACCGCTTTAGCATTGCCACTGCCGCCCTTAAGCAAATGCAACGCCAGTACGCCTATCGATGGGCGGATGTACCTGTACTCAATAGCAAGCCCCGTAGCCAGTTTACCGGCCCTGAGCTGTTTGAGCTGACGATGGAGGGCGTGATTTACCCCTATTACAAAGGCGGGTTTGAGCAGATAGACCAGTTGCAAGCACAAGCCGCCAAGGGCGAACCACTGCGCTTGGTGGACGGCTTGGGCAATGACTGGGGCTTGGTTACCGTGCGTAAGATCAGCGAGCAACACGAGTCACTGCGCGTCAAGGGCAAGCCGATGAAGATCACCTTTACCATTACCCTCAAGGAATACCATGAGCCAAGCTGA
- a CDS encoding dTDP-glucose pyrophosphorylase, whose amino-acid sequence MNESNGAMITGLAELKQRIQRCLRTRKGTLPLRPLFGSNLPELIDAKMTPGFDVDVYAEVAATLAEPANEFRDEFTLHRSYLEIDGHNTVITLEGEYLISGEPVTLEGVRPWA is encoded by the coding sequence ATGAACGAATCCAACGGTGCCATGATCACCGGCCTGGCCGAGCTCAAGCAGCGCATTCAGCGTTGCCTGCGCACACGCAAGGGAACATTGCCGCTGCGCCCCTTGTTTGGCTCTAATCTGCCGGAACTGATTGATGCCAAGATGACGCCCGGCTTTGATGTGGACGTGTATGCCGAGGTTGCCGCCACACTGGCTGAGCCCGCCAATGAGTTTCGAGACGAGTTTACGCTCCACCGCAGCTATTTGGAAATCGATGGGCATAACACTGTGATCACGCTGGAGGGTGAGTATCTGATCAGCGGTGAGCCAGTTACATTGGAAGGAGTGCGCCCATGGGCATAG
- a CDS encoding phage regulatory CII family protein has product MMDRSRVAPVERAAYDFVRRKGARYFETLLGKKPNVLSNEVNPNTPTHKLGLLDSLLMQLDTSDFSILHTCNHVCGFQAVALGRNFHDTSDMELLNRYSNWHAEIGDVNRELNSALADGDISAKEYERIEREFFEAIAAGFEFLARARHLVPELTPEVPHG; this is encoded by the coding sequence ATGATGGATCGTAGCCGTGTGGCCCCCGTAGAGCGGGCGGCTTATGACTTTGTGCGCCGAAAAGGTGCTCGCTACTTTGAAACACTGTTGGGTAAAAAGCCCAATGTGCTGTCTAACGAAGTTAACCCCAATACCCCCACCCATAAGCTGGGCTTGCTGGACTCGCTGCTGATGCAGTTAGACACCAGCGACTTCTCCATTTTGCATACCTGCAACCATGTGTGTGGTTTTCAAGCCGTGGCCCTTGGCCGCAATTTTCACGACACCAGTGATATGGAGCTGTTAAACCGCTACAGCAACTGGCATGCGGAAATCGGCGATGTAAACCGCGAGCTAAATTCGGCGCTGGCCGATGGTGACATTAGCGCCAAGGAGTACGAGCGTATTGAGCGCGAGTTTTTTGAAGCCATTGCCGCGGGCTTTGAGTTTTTAGCCCGTGCGCGCCATTTGGTGCCTGAGCTGACGCCGGAGGTGCCCCATGGCTGA
- a CDS encoding SUMF1/EgtB/PvdO family nonheme iron enzyme: MSTDQVLADAANEVSAAAEEVRQARDSLENKVAEVDESVANAEQDYQAKAANLTIIATDGYKKAVESASGGRNTVVYDAQGNPNVMVVVPRFNVEDLGLTDLNLGVGTHPAFQTNGVPRGEILIGKYLASYADDGSAVVGGARPRTSVDYDQAKLLCSDKGQGWHMMSIHEWAAVALWSMANGTVPRGNTNYGRAHDAHLETATRFDGGQPGDMSGDGRTDTGKGPATWSHDHTKFGIADLVGNVFEWLDQMKLENGQIITTLDNDPSVSEANWHNHPAYFDSTSNATEIGNVGDPVLNTQVANRNGPLNDDSHDYAYSSVPNWASVTKDPSYTPVELLRRLLIESAVSSNAQGYLTVRNYGDRFPRRGAQYHGGSSAGLGSLHLANVRSYSNGNIGFRPALFV, from the coding sequence ATGAGTACCGATCAAGTTTTAGCTGATGCCGCAAACGAGGTGAGTGCGGCTGCAGAGGAAGTGCGACAAGCCAGAGATTCGCTTGAAAATAAAGTGGCAGAGGTTGACGAGTCAGTAGCGAACGCTGAGCAGGATTATCAGGCTAAAGCCGCGAACCTCACCATCATCGCCACTGACGGCTATAAAAAAGCCGTGGAGTCAGCCAGTGGCGGGCGTAATACGGTAGTGTACGATGCCCAAGGAAACCCCAATGTAATGGTCGTCGTGCCCAGATTTAACGTCGAGGACTTGGGTTTAACCGATCTCAACCTTGGCGTCGGTACGCACCCAGCGTTTCAAACCAATGGTGTACCACGCGGTGAAATTCTGATCGGTAAATACCTGGCGTCTTATGCTGACGACGGCTCAGCTGTAGTTGGCGGCGCAAGACCAAGAACAAGCGTCGACTACGACCAGGCTAAGCTATTATGTTCAGATAAAGGCCAAGGCTGGCACATGATGTCGATTCATGAGTGGGCAGCAGTTGCGCTCTGGAGTATGGCAAATGGCACCGTCCCTCGCGGCAATACGAACTATGGCCGCGCGCATGACGCGCATCTTGAAACCGCCACAAGATTTGACGGCGGGCAACCAGGAGACATGTCAGGAGACGGACGCACCGACACAGGCAAAGGCCCTGCTACTTGGAGCCATGACCATACCAAATTCGGCATTGCTGACCTAGTAGGAAATGTGTTCGAGTGGCTTGACCAGATGAAGTTAGAGAACGGTCAAATCATAACCACTTTAGACAACGACCCTAGCGTTTCTGAGGCTAACTGGCATAACCACCCAGCGTATTTTGACTCCACATCGAACGCAACAGAGATCGGCAACGTAGGCGACCCTGTGCTGAACACACAGGTAGCTAACCGCAACGGACCACTAAACGACGACAGTCACGACTACGCGTATTCCTCAGTGCCAAACTGGGCATCAGTCACCAAAGACCCCAGCTACACACCTGTCGAATTATTGCGCAGATTACTCATTGAGTCGGCGGTTTCCAGCAACGCCCAAGGCTACTTAACAGTGCGGAACTATGGCGACCGCTTCCCGCGACGCGGCGCCCAATATCACGGCGGATCGAGTGCCGGCCTCGGGTCTCTGCACTTGGCTAACGTCCGGTCATATTCGAACGGAAACATCGGTTTCCGTCCGGCGTTATTCGTCTAA
- a CDS encoding phage tail sheath C-terminal domain-containing protein yields the protein MSEFHHGIKGAIGTGGVRPVTISKTSFAVVIGTAPDADPAAFPANTPVMVPGDLKLAAKLDTVGDGNGTLPDAVTAVFDQFRGAIAVIRVEEGADDSETQTNVMGAIDGVTGARSGMEAIMDVTAKFGLKPRLLAAPGFTHVQTVADKLLIFANRLRAMAYIDCDGATYSEAVTYKANFGDMRAELCWPAVYNLAGREVAMSAYRLGMEIQKDNTPGEEYSASASNRIVRGISKLKHTVDYVDGDSNCIASLLNENLITTIINDDGLRLWGNLTASSDPKWQFANAVRVNDVILDAITSSLKWARDNKISRTFVEDVVDSVNNFLAQETKAGNLMGGEAWADEDLNTPDSIMAGNFYMDYDFTPPGIAQNIGVTSHFVNDYAKAVFE from the coding sequence ATGTCTGAATTTCATCACGGTATTAAAGGTGCCATTGGCACCGGCGGTGTCCGTCCCGTCACGATTTCTAAAACCTCCTTTGCGGTGGTGATTGGCACGGCCCCCGATGCTGACCCCGCTGCGTTCCCAGCGAACACCCCCGTTATGGTGCCTGGCGATCTAAAACTGGCCGCTAAACTGGATACGGTCGGTGATGGTAATGGCACATTGCCGGATGCCGTGACTGCGGTATTTGACCAGTTCCGCGGTGCCATTGCGGTGATTCGCGTTGAGGAAGGGGCGGACGACTCAGAAACCCAAACGAATGTCATGGGCGCCATTGATGGCGTTACCGGTGCCCGCTCGGGCATGGAAGCCATTATGGATGTGACCGCCAAATTTGGCCTTAAGCCGCGCTTGCTGGCCGCCCCCGGCTTTACTCATGTGCAAACGGTGGCAGATAAACTGCTGATTTTTGCCAACCGCTTACGGGCCATGGCCTATATCGACTGCGACGGCGCAACTTACTCTGAGGCGGTCACCTACAAGGCAAACTTTGGCGATATGCGCGCCGAGCTGTGCTGGCCAGCGGTGTATAACCTGGCAGGGCGTGAAGTGGCCATGTCGGCCTATCGGCTAGGCATGGAAATCCAGAAGGACAACACACCCGGCGAAGAATACTCCGCCTCGGCCTCTAACCGCATTGTTCGCGGCATTTCTAAGCTCAAACACACGGTGGATTACGTGGACGGCGACAGCAACTGTATTGCCAGTCTGCTCAACGAAAACCTGATTACCACCATCATCAACGACGACGGCTTGCGCCTGTGGGGCAACCTAACCGCCAGCAGCGATCCTAAATGGCAGTTTGCCAATGCGGTACGGGTGAATGATGTGATTCTGGATGCCATTACTTCCTCGCTCAAATGGGCGCGGGATAACAAGATCTCCCGCACGTTCGTGGAAGATGTGGTGGACAGCGTGAATAACTTTCTGGCGCAGGAAACCAAGGCCGGCAACCTGATGGGTGGGGAGGCCTGGGCTGATGAAGACCTTAACACGCCGGACAGTATCATGGCCGGTAATTTCTATATGGATTACGACTTTACCCCACCCGGTATTGCCCAAAACATCGGTGTAACCAGTCACTTTGTGAATGACTACGCCAAAGCCGTTTTTGAATAG
- a CDS encoding tyrosine-type recombinase/integrase, giving the protein MSVFESYYTEAEEKRLFSTLRRVDDLAAKRDYYVCLLFRETAVRLGVLFGPDARKAERENLPMLGFTLGNARDSLKEEYLVFEAANNKRQKKHPVHLNKSATAALKQLLSLHKQMTRHWDWDLPHDERPLIVGRLRNRGLSRRNFQERFRYWCDQAEVPMGTVHWLRHTWAKRYLERSESPAALRHVQAVLGHANINTTAIYTRPDKEALVNAMQEASTCRK; this is encoded by the coding sequence GTGAGTGTATTTGAAAGCTACTACACCGAGGCCGAGGAAAAGCGCCTGTTCAGCACCTTGCGCCGAGTGGATGACCTTGCCGCCAAGCGGGATTATTACGTGTGTTTACTGTTCCGCGAAACCGCCGTGCGCTTGGGGGTGTTGTTTGGCCCAGATGCCCGCAAAGCGGAGCGTGAGAACCTGCCTATGCTGGGCTTTACCTTGGGCAACGCCCGCGATTCGCTGAAAGAGGAATACTTGGTGTTTGAGGCGGCGAACAATAAACGCCAGAAAAAGCACCCGGTGCACCTTAATAAATCCGCTACGGCGGCGTTGAAGCAATTACTGAGCCTGCACAAGCAGATGACCCGCCACTGGGACTGGGACTTACCCCACGACGAGCGCCCGCTCATAGTGGGACGCTTACGCAACCGTGGCTTGTCGCGCCGTAACTTTCAGGAGCGGTTTCGCTATTGGTGTGATCAGGCCGAGGTGCCTATGGGTACGGTGCACTGGTTGCGCCATACATGGGCTAAGCGCTACCTAGAGCGCAGCGAAAGCCCCGCCGCCTTGCGCCATGTGCAGGCGGTGCTCGGGCACGCCAACATTAACACCACGGCCATTTATACCCGACCCGACAAAGAGGCGCTGGTGAATGCTATGCAGGAGGCCAGCACATGCCGGAAGTAA
- a CDS encoding phage tail protein, with the protein MDIQLYNFYITPTGENLLLNESFGGSQVKLSHIHLGTASYDPSSRTNQTSLISEVDVKPIQDFAKVDNTLQMAAIFDGSGEYNVGEIGLFTDTGKLFAVHSQQGKLLGSKAAGGRFMPRFGLALDQIPKDSITVNLVGDNLNLIITPELALMTLAQVRNSRLIMNGINRDISQFLAN; encoded by the coding sequence GTGGACATTCAACTGTATAACTTTTACATCACACCAACGGGTGAAAATTTACTCCTAAATGAGAGTTTCGGCGGATCTCAGGTCAAGCTCAGTCATATTCATTTAGGAACGGCGTCTTATGACCCCAGTAGCCGAACAAACCAAACATCACTGATCAGCGAAGTTGATGTTAAACCCATTCAGGACTTTGCCAAAGTTGATAACACCCTGCAGATGGCCGCTATTTTTGATGGCAGCGGAGAGTACAACGTGGGTGAGATCGGTTTGTTTACGGATACCGGCAAGCTATTTGCGGTGCATAGTCAGCAAGGAAAATTGCTGGGGAGCAAAGCCGCGGGGGGCCGCTTTATGCCCCGGTTTGGGTTGGCATTGGACCAGATACCCAAGGACAGCATCACCGTTAATTTGGTGGGCGATAACCTGAACTTAATCATTACCCCTGAGTTGGCATTGATGACACTGGCTCAGGTGCGTAACTCACGACTGATCATGAATGGTATCAATCGTGACATTTCACAGTTTTTAGCCAATTAG
- a CDS encoding baseplate assembly protein, with product MGIDITRLPKPEVVKQLDAEAIMQKNLQRFAELAPETELKVGDPAYNTLLMMALREETVRAEFNDASLENTLAFSSNTNLDNLAGLSDTEREEGEADDRLRQRAQLAPEGFSVAGPYGAYIKHALDADARVKDALPVSPNPNVVNLYVLSTEGDGTAAAELLEAVNDYVTAQTKRPIGDQVSVLSASIVPFQVEAELYFDRGPSAELARQAAEAAVTDYVQTNHKLGRHITEAGLYAALKQPGIWDVNLISPSGSVAIGDTEAGYCTGITVRLADG from the coding sequence ATGGGCATAGATATTACCCGCCTTCCCAAGCCGGAAGTGGTTAAGCAGCTGGATGCTGAAGCCATTATGCAGAAGAACCTGCAACGCTTTGCCGAGTTGGCCCCCGAGACTGAGTTAAAGGTGGGGGATCCAGCCTATAACACCTTGTTGATGATGGCATTGCGGGAAGAGACGGTCCGCGCCGAGTTTAACGATGCCAGCCTGGAAAACACCCTGGCCTTTTCCAGTAACACTAATTTAGACAACCTTGCTGGGCTTTCCGATACAGAGCGAGAAGAGGGTGAAGCGGACGACCGCCTGCGCCAACGTGCTCAGCTGGCCCCCGAGGGCTTTAGTGTGGCTGGACCTTATGGCGCCTACATCAAACATGCACTGGATGCCGATGCGAGAGTGAAAGACGCGCTTCCTGTTAGCCCGAATCCCAACGTGGTCAACCTGTATGTGCTGAGCACCGAGGGTGATGGCACTGCCGCAGCCGAGCTGCTGGAAGCGGTTAACGACTATGTGACCGCGCAGACCAAACGACCCATTGGCGATCAGGTATCGGTGTTAAGCGCCAGCATCGTGCCCTTCCAGGTTGAAGCCGAGCTGTACTTTGACCGAGGCCCCAGCGCTGAGCTGGCCCGTCAGGCGGCAGAAGCGGCCGTGACTGACTATGTGCAGACCAACCACAAACTGGGTCGCCATATTACCGAAGCGGGCTTGTATGCGGCGCTCAAGCAGCCAGGTATTTGGGATGTGAACTTGATTAGCCCCAGTGGCAGTGTGGCGATTGGCGACACCGAGGCGGGCTATTGCACTGGCATTACCGTGAGGCTGGCTGATGGATAG
- a CDS encoding tail protein X, with protein MSQADSGQYVTRDRERLDQICLRYYGPVTGMVERVLEHNRGLAQYGPVLPAGVSITLPPAPPKQADDNVTLW; from the coding sequence ATGAGCCAAGCTGATTCTGGCCAGTACGTGACCCGCGACCGCGAACGGTTGGACCAAATTTGCCTGCGTTACTACGGGCCAGTTACGGGCATGGTAGAGCGCGTACTGGAACACAACCGAGGGCTGGCCCAATACGGCCCTGTACTCCCCGCTGGTGTGAGCATTACGTTACCGCCCGCGCCCCCCAAGCAAGCCGATGACAATGTGACCTTGTGGTAG
- a CDS encoding YiiX/YebB-like N1pC/P60 family cysteine hydrolase — protein sequence MQHIKVIFGTNNLPLSCAIRWFTHSHWSHVAVVLDDRGDGQVIESVFGDGVRKTTYSDFVAKYPRHKMAYFPVQDASRAKILLEMQLGKPYDVTAILSLLFRRQWDKPSRWFCSELVAFASCMFRFRSVRRVTPEDIWKLSRDSAPPNY from the coding sequence ATGCAGCACATTAAAGTCATCTTCGGCACCAACAACTTGCCCCTGAGCTGTGCCATTCGCTGGTTTACCCATAGCCACTGGAGCCATGTGGCGGTGGTGCTGGACGACCGGGGCGACGGCCAGGTGATTGAGTCGGTATTCGGTGACGGGGTGCGTAAAACCACCTACTCCGACTTTGTGGCTAAATACCCTAGGCACAAAATGGCTTACTTTCCTGTTCAGGACGCGAGCCGAGCCAAGATTCTGCTGGAAATGCAATTGGGCAAACCTTATGACGTAACGGCAATTCTAAGCCTGTTATTTCGGCGCCAGTGGGATAAACCCTCTCGCTGGTTTTGCTCCGAGTTGGTCGCCTTTGCCTCGTGTATGTTCCGCTTCAGGAGCGTGCGCCGTGTCACCCCCGAGGATATCTGGAAGCTGAGTAGAGACTCGGCTCCCCCGAACTATTAA